A genomic stretch from Acidimicrobiales bacterium includes:
- a CDS encoding dihydrofolate reductase family protein, translated as MRRIHPEPGRDVDPVGLHLDDDRPVPPGRPWVMVNMVASVDGATAVAGRSEGLGGPADRQVFQTIRGCADMILVGAGTVRAEGYRPPRSLKETVPESRAASDRSRRPRLVVVSASLDLDPTAPLFADRDPTDPPPIVATVASAPADRRAGLEPVAEVMACGETLVDLTGLLAVLDDIGARTVLCEGGPDLNHQLFAAGLVDELCISFSPKLVGGIGREGRSLLDGPPLAAATRLVLDRVLTEDGFLFCRYLVS; from the coding sequence GTGCGACGAATCCATCCTGAACCGGGCCGCGACGTCGATCCGGTCGGGCTGCACCTCGACGATGATCGACCGGTTCCGCCGGGCCGCCCCTGGGTAATGGTCAACATGGTGGCCTCCGTCGACGGAGCCACCGCTGTGGCTGGACGATCAGAGGGACTCGGGGGGCCGGCCGACCGGCAGGTCTTCCAGACCATCCGGGGATGCGCCGACATGATCTTGGTGGGTGCGGGGACTGTCCGGGCCGAGGGCTACCGGCCACCCCGGTCCCTGAAGGAGACGGTGCCGGAAAGCCGGGCTGCATCGGACCGCTCACGGAGACCCCGTCTGGTGGTCGTGTCGGCCAGCCTGGACCTGGATCCGACGGCGCCACTGTTCGCTGACCGAGACCCGACGGATCCACCACCCATCGTGGCCACCGTCGCCTCGGCACCCGCCGATCGACGGGCCGGGCTGGAACCAGTGGCCGAAGTCATGGCCTGTGGCGAGACCCTGGTCGACCTCACCGGCCTGCTCGCCGTGCTGGACGACATCGGGGCCCGCACTGTCCTGTGTGAAGGCGGACCGGATCTCAACCACCAACTCTTCGCTGCCGGTCTGGTCGACGAACTCTGCATCAGTTTCTCGCCGAAGCTCGTCGGCGGTATCGGCAGGGAGGGCCGCAGCCTGTTGGACGGTCCGCCGCTCGCCGCGGCCACCCGCTTGGTACTGGATCGCGTCCTGACCGAGGACGGTTTCCTCTTCTGCCGTTACCTCGTCTCCTAG
- a CDS encoding vitamin B12-dependent ribonucleotide reductase — protein MSMAPERGILGIRRRFTRDGVDPYDDIEWEVRTSRLIDHRDGSVAFEQDDVEVPADWSVNATNILAQKYFRGALDAPERESSLRQVADRVAGTIADWGLRDGYFVDADEAAAFADELRHLVITQRAAFNSPVWFNIGVPEVPQQASACFILSVDDQMSSILNWYVEEGTIFKGGSGAGINLSAIRSSREALRGGGQASGPVSFMRGADASAGTIKSGGTTRRAAKMVVLDVAHPDVEEFVWCKAREERKVRVLEQAGFDVGFDGADSHSIMYQNANNSVRVTDEFMMAVEADAVWDLKAVTDGSVLDTIGARDLFRQMSEAAWECADPGIQFDTTINRWHTASNTGRITASNPCSEYVHLDDSACNLASLNLLTFLGSSDDDTGVIGGFDVEGFCHAVEVVFTAQEILVGNADYPTEAIGETTRAFRQLGLGYANLGALLMALGLPYDSDEGRSVAAAITSLMTGHAYRTSARMADRMGPFEGFEHNREPMLSVLEMHREAAELLDDAVAPELVTAGRTAWFEACALAQRVGVRNSQATVLAPTGTIGLLMDCDTTGIEPDLSLVKHKRLVGGGTMSIVNRTVPRALRRLGYDDVATAAVLAWIDEHQTVIGCPDVSAEHMAVFATSMGDNPIHHMGHIRMMGAVQPFLSGAISKTCNMPEEVTVDDVEELYLEAWRLGLKAVAIYRDNCKVAQPLTVGDASSTSAGGPADVAARVTEQVNAELPEPVRRRLPRSRASRTFEFRVADCKGFVTVGEYEDGRPGEVFVRVSKQGSTMAGIMDAFAISLSHGLQYGVPLRAFVDAFTGMRFEPAGMTDDPDLRIATSLIDYLFRRLAVEYLSPEERAELNILTTSERTQPTLPGVEESATETRQGNDVPADPPTVPSASQFAAQLSLADAPSVRASANAPLCMQCGVAMQRAGSCYVCTDCGATSGCS, from the coding sequence ATGTCGATGGCGCCGGAGCGGGGGATCCTGGGGATCCGCCGTCGATTCACACGCGACGGGGTGGATCCCTACGACGACATTGAGTGGGAGGTTCGGACCTCCCGCCTGATCGACCACCGTGATGGATCGGTGGCCTTCGAACAGGATGACGTCGAGGTCCCCGCGGACTGGTCGGTCAACGCCACGAACATCCTCGCCCAGAAGTACTTCCGGGGGGCGCTCGATGCCCCGGAGCGGGAATCCTCTCTGCGTCAGGTCGCCGACCGGGTGGCCGGCACCATTGCCGACTGGGGCCTGCGAGATGGGTACTTCGTCGACGCCGACGAAGCTGCGGCGTTCGCCGACGAGTTGCGCCACCTGGTGATCACCCAGAGGGCTGCCTTCAACTCGCCGGTCTGGTTCAACATCGGCGTCCCCGAAGTACCGCAACAGGCATCCGCCTGTTTCATCCTCTCGGTCGATGACCAGATGTCGTCCATTCTCAACTGGTACGTGGAGGAAGGCACGATCTTCAAGGGCGGTTCGGGCGCCGGCATCAACCTAAGTGCCATCCGATCCTCCAGAGAGGCCCTGCGGGGCGGAGGCCAGGCCAGCGGGCCGGTCAGCTTCATGCGTGGTGCCGATGCCTCGGCCGGAACCATCAAGAGCGGAGGCACAACCCGCCGGGCCGCGAAAATGGTCGTTCTCGACGTGGCTCACCCTGACGTTGAGGAGTTCGTCTGGTGCAAGGCCCGCGAGGAGCGCAAGGTCCGTGTCCTGGAACAGGCCGGGTTCGACGTCGGGTTCGACGGCGCTGACAGTCATTCGATCATGTACCAGAACGCCAACAATTCGGTCCGGGTGACTGACGAGTTCATGATGGCCGTCGAGGCCGACGCCGTCTGGGACCTCAAGGCCGTCACGGACGGTTCGGTGCTCGACACGATCGGTGCCCGTGACCTGTTCCGACAGATGTCCGAGGCTGCCTGGGAGTGCGCCGATCCCGGCATCCAGTTCGACACCACGATCAACCGTTGGCACACGGCCTCCAACACCGGCCGGATCACCGCCAGTAATCCATGCTCGGAATATGTGCACCTCGACGATTCGGCCTGCAATCTGGCCAGCCTCAACTTGCTGACCTTCCTCGGTTCGTCAGACGACGACACCGGAGTCATCGGTGGGTTCGACGTGGAGGGCTTCTGCCATGCCGTCGAGGTGGTGTTCACCGCCCAGGAGATTCTGGTCGGCAACGCGGACTATCCGACCGAGGCCATTGGCGAGACCACCCGGGCCTTCCGTCAACTCGGCCTGGGCTATGCCAACCTCGGTGCGCTGCTCATGGCTCTCGGACTGCCCTACGACAGCGATGAGGGTCGGTCGGTGGCCGCTGCGATTACCTCGCTCATGACCGGTCACGCCTACCGCACTTCGGCTCGTATGGCTGACCGGATGGGGCCGTTCGAGGGCTTCGAACACAACCGCGAACCGATGCTCAGCGTGCTCGAGATGCACCGGGAGGCCGCCGAATTGCTTGACGACGCGGTGGCACCTGAGCTGGTCACCGCGGGTCGTACAGCGTGGTTCGAGGCTTGCGCGTTGGCGCAGCGGGTGGGCGTGCGGAACAGTCAGGCCACCGTGCTGGCGCCCACCGGCACCATCGGCTTGCTCATGGACTGCGACACGACCGGCATCGAGCCAGATCTCAGCCTGGTCAAGCACAAGCGCCTGGTCGGCGGCGGCACGATGTCGATCGTCAACCGGACCGTGCCTCGGGCCCTGCGGCGCCTCGGTTACGACGACGTTGCTACGGCAGCCGTCTTGGCATGGATAGATGAGCACCAGACGGTGATCGGTTGCCCCGACGTCAGTGCGGAACACATGGCGGTGTTCGCCACCTCGATGGGCGACAACCCCATCCACCACATGGGACATATCCGGATGATGGGTGCCGTCCAGCCGTTTCTGTCGGGCGCCATCTCAAAGACCTGCAACATGCCTGAAGAGGTCACCGTCGACGATGTCGAGGAGCTCTACCTCGAGGCATGGCGCCTCGGCCTCAAGGCAGTGGCTATCTACCGCGACAACTGCAAGGTGGCCCAGCCCCTTACGGTTGGCGACGCCTCGTCAACGTCCGCCGGTGGGCCCGCTGACGTGGCAGCCCGGGTAACTGAACAGGTGAACGCCGAACTGCCAGAACCGGTCCGGCGTCGCCTGCCCCGTAGCCGTGCGTCACGCACCTTTGAGTTCCGGGTTGCCGACTGTAAAGGCTTTGTCACGGTCGGCGAATACGAGGATGGCCGACCCGGCGAGGTCTTCGTGCGGGTTTCCAAGCAGGGCTCGACCATGGCGGGAATCATGGATGCGTTCGCCATCTCGCTCAGTCACGGACTGCAGTACGGGGTTCCGCTTCGGGCCTTCGTGGACGCCTTCACCGGCATGCGCTTTGAGCCGGCCGGCATGACCGACGATCCCGACCTCAGGATCGCCACAAGCCTCATCGACTATCTATTCCGCCGCCTAGCGGTGGAATACCTCAGCCCCGAGGAACGGGCCGAGTTGAACATCCTCACCACCAGTGAACGCACCCAGCCGACGTTGCCCGGTGTCGAGGAATCGGCCACCGAGACCCGTCAGGGCAACGACGTGCCGGCGGATCCGCCGACCGTGCCGTCGGCGTCGCAGTTCGCCGCCCAACTGTCCCTCGCTGACGCACCGTCGGTCCGGGCATCGGCCAACGCACCGCTGTGCATGCAGTGCGGCGTGGCCATGCAGCGGGCCGGGTCGTGCTACGTGTGCACCGACTGTGGTGCGACCAGCGGATGCTCGTGA
- the lexA gene encoding transcriptional repressor LexA: protein MSATGLTPRQQEILEFIDIQISDRGYPPSVREIGDAVGLTSPSTVHSHLATLQDRGFIRRDPSKPRAIEVRLDPASGAAVDRGSVRHVPLLGDVAAGTGVIAAENVEESLPLPAEFTGDGELFMLRVRGDSMIGAGILDGDHVVARVQQNADAGDLVVAGIDGEEATVKHFQRDGSAIVLVPSNPSYEEIRRSADEVTIYGRVVTVLRRI, encoded by the coding sequence ATGAGCGCCACGGGACTTACCCCACGCCAGCAGGAGATCCTCGAGTTCATCGACATCCAGATCAGTGACCGTGGCTATCCGCCGTCCGTCCGCGAGATCGGCGATGCGGTCGGTCTCACCTCCCCGTCGACGGTGCACTCCCACCTGGCGACCCTTCAGGACCGGGGCTTCATCCGACGCGACCCGAGCAAGCCCCGGGCCATCGAGGTTCGCCTCGATCCGGCGAGCGGTGCGGCGGTCGATCGGGGCTCCGTGCGCCACGTACCCCTGCTTGGCGACGTGGCGGCCGGTACCGGTGTCATCGCCGCCGAGAACGTCGAGGAGTCCCTCCCTCTGCCGGCCGAGTTCACCGGCGACGGCGAGCTCTTCATGCTCCGGGTGCGAGGCGACTCGATGATCGGAGCCGGCATTTTGGATGGCGACCACGTGGTGGCCCGGGTCCAGCAGAACGCCGATGCCGGCGACCTGGTGGTTGCCGGGATCGACGGCGAGGAGGCCACCGTCAAGCACTTCCAGCGTGATGGTTCGGCCATCGTTCTGGTTCCCTCCAATCCGAGCTACGAGGAGATCCGTCGGTCGGCCGACGAAGTCACCATCTACGGCCGGGTGGTCACCGTTCTCCGACGGATCTGA
- the hflX gene encoding GTPase HflX: MGDQSPDPLESTEPLAPLEPSEPMGPLEPHDIPGDGDDDSHRGAFGEFGGEATGLIDRTFRERIVLAGVTLGRADPEATDASMDELARLVDTAGADPVARVLQHRDTPDRATYIGKGKVEELRAVSESLDADTVIFDNELSPAQQGNLEETLKRTALDRTAVILDIFAQNASSPEGRAQVELAQLRYRLPRLRRSGKTFSQQGGGIGTRGPGETQLEVDRRRLMRRVTRLESDLKQIRRNRSTQSKARRRTSNQAVAIVGYTNAGKSTLLNRLTDAGVLVEDRLFATLDATTRRLQLPGGEAVFVSDTVGFVRKLPHQLVEAFKSTLDVVIDADLLVHVVDSSDPDPEGSIAAVRVVLDEIGAGEVPELYVFNKADVEPLAARRLVDREPGSVAISSTTGEGIDEMLAVVARRLRRQTIVAELHVPYQRGDVLALAHREGEVMETKESEDGWHILVRVDEGSAGRLTEFRVDDLPPESPASGSGNQNGTDVTG, translated from the coding sequence GTGGGTGACCAGTCGCCGGACCCGCTCGAGTCGACGGAGCCCTTGGCGCCGCTGGAACCATCAGAACCAATGGGCCCGCTGGAGCCCCACGATATTCCAGGTGACGGGGACGACGACTCGCACCGTGGTGCCTTCGGCGAGTTCGGCGGCGAGGCCACCGGCCTCATCGACCGGACGTTCCGGGAGCGCATCGTGCTGGCCGGCGTCACCCTCGGTCGAGCCGATCCTGAAGCCACCGACGCGTCCATGGATGAACTGGCCCGCCTGGTCGACACCGCGGGGGCCGACCCCGTGGCCCGGGTACTTCAGCACCGCGACACCCCGGACCGGGCGACCTACATCGGCAAAGGCAAGGTCGAGGAGCTACGAGCGGTCTCCGAGTCGCTGGATGCCGACACCGTGATATTCGATAATGAGCTCTCCCCGGCCCAGCAGGGAAACCTTGAAGAGACCCTTAAGCGGACAGCGCTGGACCGCACGGCGGTCATCCTCGACATCTTTGCCCAAAACGCCAGCAGCCCCGAGGGCCGAGCCCAGGTTGAGTTGGCCCAACTCCGATATCGCCTGCCTCGGCTCCGCCGGTCCGGGAAGACGTTCAGTCAGCAGGGTGGCGGCATCGGCACCCGTGGCCCCGGCGAGACCCAGTTGGAGGTAGATCGCCGTCGTCTCATGCGACGGGTCACCCGATTGGAATCCGACCTGAAGCAGATCCGACGGAACCGATCCACCCAGTCCAAAGCCCGTCGCCGCACCAGCAACCAGGCCGTGGCTATTGTCGGTTACACCAACGCCGGAAAGTCGACTCTCCTGAACCGGTTGACCGACGCAGGCGTGCTAGTCGAGGACCGCCTCTTCGCCACGCTGGACGCCACGACCCGCCGCCTGCAACTACCGGGTGGTGAGGCGGTCTTCGTGAGCGACACGGTGGGTTTCGTCCGCAAGCTGCCCCATCAACTGGTCGAAGCCTTCAAGTCAACGCTCGACGTGGTAATCGACGCCGATCTGCTGGTCCATGTGGTCGATTCGTCGGATCCTGACCCGGAGGGCAGCATTGCCGCGGTGCGTGTCGTGCTCGACGAGATCGGGGCCGGTGAGGTGCCTGAGCTCTACGTGTTCAACAAGGCCGATGTGGAACCCTTGGCCGCCCGACGACTCGTCGACCGGGAACCGGGGTCGGTGGCTATCTCGTCGACCACCGGTGAGGGGATCGACGAGATGCTGGCCGTAGTGGCCCGACGGCTCCGACGTCAGACGATCGTGGCTGAACTGCACGTTCCCTATCAGCGAGGTGACGTGCTGGCCCTCGCCCACCGGGAGGGCGAGGTTATGGAGACCAAGGAATCGGAGGACGGGTGGCACATTCTGGTACGGGTCGACGAGGGCTCGGCCGGTCGTCTCACCGAGTTTCGGGTCGATGATCTACCCCCTGAATCACCGGCCTCCGGATCAGGTAACCAAAATGGAACCGACGTGACAGGGTGA
- a CDS encoding pyridoxal phosphate-dependent aminotransferase has translation MTSVPEPTGFVPPPYPFDVPADVVRTASAIDGGAVDLSRGVPCDPVPDVVAAALAEPDSARPYPPSVGTPELLDAVAGWCDRQLGVPLDPLSIGACVGTKEMVTGLPHLLRLRNPERDTVLYPAVSYPSYEMGAILAGCRAVPVPMTADWRIDLSAIDENDASRALCLWVNTPGNPAGALDDLGAAAEWGRGRGVPVVSDECYVEFTWHEPSRSVLQHGLDGVLAVHSLSKRSNLAGLRVGFYAGDPDLVWYLRETRRHQGFLIPGPAQAAGAASLRDQDHVQVQAGRYRRRLESLIEVLAALGLSASMPEGGFYLWITAPDGDELALTRSLARELGILTSPGTTFGPDGAGHVRIAAVVPDEQLALVRARAGLT, from the coding sequence GTGACCTCCGTTCCCGAACCCACCGGCTTCGTTCCTCCGCCCTATCCATTTGACGTTCCAGCCGACGTGGTCCGGACAGCCTCGGCGATCGACGGGGGAGCAGTCGACCTGTCCCGCGGCGTTCCCTGCGATCCGGTACCCGACGTGGTGGCTGCGGCACTCGCTGAGCCGGATTCGGCACGGCCCTACCCGCCGTCGGTGGGTACGCCAGAACTTCTCGACGCTGTCGCCGGTTGGTGTGATCGACAACTCGGTGTACCGCTCGACCCGTTGTCCATCGGAGCCTGTGTCGGCACCAAGGAGATGGTCACCGGCCTGCCCCACCTGCTGCGGCTGCGGAACCCTGAACGGGATACCGTCCTCTACCCGGCGGTGTCCTACCCCTCCTACGAGATGGGGGCCATTTTGGCTGGTTGCCGGGCTGTACCGGTCCCTATGACCGCCGACTGGCGGATCGATCTGTCGGCCATCGACGAGAACGACGCCTCGCGTGCGTTATGCCTATGGGTGAACACGCCCGGCAACCCGGCCGGTGCGCTCGACGACCTTGGGGCGGCCGCCGAGTGGGGTCGGGGCAGAGGCGTTCCGGTGGTGTCCGACGAGTGCTACGTGGAGTTCACGTGGCACGAGCCGTCCCGCTCGGTGCTACAGCACGGCCTGGACGGGGTGCTAGCCGTCCATTCGTTGTCCAAGCGTTCCAATCTCGCTGGATTGCGGGTCGGCTTCTACGCCGGCGATCCGGACCTCGTCTGGTACCTACGCGAGACCCGACGACATCAGGGCTTTCTGATTCCGGGGCCGGCTCAGGCCGCGGGAGCTGCGTCGCTGCGGGATCAGGACCACGTACAGGTGCAGGCCGGCCGCTATCGGCGGCGCCTGGAATCGCTCATCGAGGTGTTGGCTGCCCTCGGTCTGTCGGCTTCGATGCCCGAGGGGGGCTTTTACCTATGGATCACCGCCCCCGACGGAGACGAGCTGGCCCTCACCCGATCCCTAGCTCGTGAGCTGGGGATCTTGACCAGCCCCGGCACGACGTTCGGTCCCGACGGAGCCGGTCACGTTCGGATCGCCGCCGTAGTGCCCGACGAGCAGTTGGCTCTAGTTCGTGCCCGGGCTGGCCTGACGTAA
- the dapF gene encoding diaminopimelate epimerase, whose protein sequence is MGKNVVVRLTHHHGLGNDFLIGFVDEVPADGAEMARRLCDRATGIAATPAASSRGADGLVLGTTGVDGRPVFTLFNSDGSRAEVSGNGLRCFGQALARRDGVADLEVVVDTAAGSRHVAVRGDPTAIEVLATVEMGVAGPGPTCDGLDLGLVGVEVLHADSANLGNPHLVLMVDDPEAVDLGVVGPAIEAHFSPVGCNVHLVVVETRSVIRLRPWERGAGLTEACGSGACAAAHVAHGRGLVDDVVEVQMPGGSATVAVGDPIRLTGPAIWTADLDDGNAHRG, encoded by the coding sequence GTGGGGAAGAATGTCGTCGTGCGCCTAACTCACCACCACGGTCTGGGAAACGATTTCCTGATCGGATTCGTCGACGAGGTTCCCGCCGACGGGGCCGAGATGGCGCGCCGTCTCTGTGACCGGGCGACTGGCATCGCCGCCACCCCTGCAGCATCCTCGAGAGGCGCCGACGGGCTCGTTCTCGGCACCACCGGTGTCGACGGCCGCCCCGTGTTCACGCTGTTCAACAGCGATGGGAGCAGGGCCGAGGTAAGTGGCAACGGCCTACGCTGCTTCGGGCAGGCTCTGGCTCGTCGTGATGGCGTCGCTGACCTCGAGGTGGTGGTCGACACGGCGGCGGGTTCTCGTCATGTTGCCGTCCGCGGCGACCCGACGGCTATCGAGGTGCTGGCCACCGTAGAGATGGGCGTCGCCGGGCCCGGCCCGACCTGCGACGGTCTAGACCTAGGCCTAGTGGGCGTAGAGGTGCTCCACGCCGATAGTGCGAACCTCGGGAACCCCCATCTCGTACTCATGGTCGATGACCCCGAGGCGGTGGATCTGGGGGTTGTGGGGCCGGCCATTGAAGCCCATTTCTCGCCGGTGGGCTGCAATGTCCACCTGGTTGTCGTCGAGACCCGCTCGGTTATCCGGTTACGACCGTGGGAGCGGGGCGCCGGGCTCACCGAGGCTTGTGGGTCGGGTGCCTGCGCAGCGGCCCACGTGGCCCACGGTCGGGGTCTCGTGGACGATGTGGTTGAGGTCCAGATGCCCGGTGGTTCGGCCACCGTGGCCGTCGGCGATCCCATCCGCTTGACCGGGCCGGCGATCTGGACCGCAGATCTCGACGACGGGAACGCCCATCGTGGGTGA
- a CDS encoding 2,3,4,5-tetrahydropyridine-2,6-dicarboxylate N-succinyltransferase, with translation MLTDSSHDALKARIEELWAGRDGLSHDDTEAVATIHAAIDLLDTGAARVAESDTEGGVVVNEWLKLAILLLFRVSEMETIEMGPFEFADKIPLKTDWIARQVRVVPGAQARWGSYQGPGVVMMPSYTNIGAYVGDNTMVDTWATVGSCAQIGRNVHLSGGVGIGGVLEPANAVPVVIGDDCLIGSRCIVAEGARVGDGVVLGAGAVLTASIPVIDAASGEELGRGMVPDWCVAVQATRPRTFDGGEFGLPCVLVLKYLDPGERHDKSVLNDVLRTHGVTT, from the coding sequence ATGCTGACCGATTCTTCACATGATGCCCTGAAGGCACGGATTGAGGAGTTGTGGGCAGGCCGTGACGGCCTGTCGCATGACGACACCGAAGCCGTCGCCACCATCCACGCCGCTATCGACCTGCTCGACACCGGAGCGGCCCGGGTGGCCGAGTCCGACACGGAGGGCGGCGTGGTCGTCAACGAGTGGTTGAAACTGGCCATCCTGCTGCTCTTTCGGGTGTCCGAGATGGAGACCATTGAGATGGGGCCGTTCGAGTTCGCTGACAAGATCCCGCTCAAGACCGACTGGATAGCCCGCCAGGTTCGCGTCGTGCCCGGCGCCCAGGCCCGCTGGGGTAGCTACCAGGGCCCCGGCGTGGTGATGATGCCGAGCTACACGAACATCGGTGCGTACGTGGGGGACAACACAATGGTGGACACGTGGGCCACCGTGGGTTCATGTGCCCAGATCGGCCGCAATGTCCACCTTTCTGGCGGGGTCGGCATCGGGGGCGTACTCGAACCGGCAAACGCCGTGCCGGTGGTGATCGGCGACGACTGCCTCATCGGGAGCCGCTGCATTGTTGCCGAAGGTGCCCGAGTAGGTGATGGCGTGGTGCTGGGCGCCGGTGCCGTGCTGACCGCGTCGATCCCGGTGATCGACGCTGCCAGTGGCGAAGAACTGGGCCGTGGCATGGTCCCCGATTGGTGCGTGGCCGTCCAGGCCACCCGACCAAGGACGTTTGACGGCGGCGAGTTCGGCCTGCCGTGCGTGCTGGTTCTCAAGTATCTCGACCCGGGGGAGCGGCACGACAAGTCGGTACTGAACGATGTCCTGCGCACCCACGGCGTGACCACCTGA
- a CDS encoding LysM domain-containing protein has protein sequence MNTATASQPPLDFPRFPDVESPTLLRVVPPVEPAPAERLATVHRLVTDVFAAEPAVVNAVRRQTTAEGVVPAASAVSPRVYRQRRFLAAVVLGLLVSALSLLGGELIGRVTGTTGAPAVAAVGEPIVHVVQPGDTLWSIAVSINPNGRDLRATVDRLVDAAGGSILQPGQRIALPVG, from the coding sequence ATGAATACCGCCACCGCCTCCCAACCTCCGCTCGACTTCCCCCGGTTCCCGGACGTCGAGTCTCCGACCCTCCTGCGGGTGGTCCCGCCGGTCGAACCGGCACCCGCCGAGCGACTGGCCACCGTGCACCGACTGGTCACCGACGTCTTCGCTGCCGAGCCCGCCGTGGTGAATGCCGTTCGGCGACAGACCACCGCCGAGGGGGTGGTTCCTGCCGCATCGGCGGTCTCCCCGAGGGTCTACCGGCAGCGCCGGTTCTTGGCCGCGGTGGTCCTCGGGTTGCTCGTCTCGGCGCTCTCCCTGTTGGGTGGCGAACTCATTGGTCGGGTCACGGGCACAACGGGGGCACCGGCGGTCGCCGCGGTGGGCGAGCCGATCGTCCACGTGGTCCAGCCGGGTGACACCCTTTGGTCAATCGCCGTGTCGATCAACCCGAACGGTCGGGACCTACGGGCCACAGTCGACCGATTGGTCGATGCGGCGGGCGGATCGATCCTCCAACCGGGCCAGCGAATCGCCTTACCCGTCGGCTAG
- the dapE gene encoding succinyl-diaminopimelate desuccinylase, translating into MTDLLALTAGLVDIPSVSFDEADLVAYLEAELRAVPGLAVDRIGDNLVARTTLGRGHRLVLGGHTDTVPGETSGSRLDGDTLWGLGAADMKSGLAVMLELARTVAEPAVDVTWVFYAREEVAIAHNGLRELFAEAPDLLVGDVAILGEPTGGAVEAGCQGTMRFEVTLAGVRAHTARPWMGRNAVHRLGALLTALGSYEHREPVIDGCRYREALQAVHVEGGVAGNVVPDRSMVRINHRYAPDRTGDEAEAHVRSVLAPYLDDGDQVALVDHSPAALPGMSHPLLQRLATEGGLEVRAKLGWTDVAFFSEHGVPAVNLGPGEPTLAHTADERVERSALESCYQVLRDLLLNGA; encoded by the coding sequence GTGACCGATCTCCTAGCCCTGACCGCGGGACTGGTCGATATCCCGTCGGTCAGTTTCGACGAGGCTGACCTCGTCGCGTACCTCGAAGCCGAGTTGCGAGCTGTTCCCGGTCTGGCCGTGGATCGGATCGGCGACAACCTGGTGGCCCGCACCACCCTCGGTCGGGGTCATCGTCTGGTGCTCGGTGGACACACCGATACCGTTCCCGGTGAAACCTCTGGCTCCAGACTCGACGGAGACACCCTCTGGGGACTGGGTGCCGCTGACATGAAGAGCGGCCTCGCCGTGATGCTGGAACTGGCCCGCACGGTGGCCGAACCGGCGGTCGACGTCACCTGGGTGTTTTACGCACGCGAAGAAGTGGCCATTGCCCACAACGGCCTGCGGGAATTGTTCGCTGAGGCCCCCGACCTGCTGGTCGGCGACGTGGCCATTCTGGGAGAGCCCACCGGTGGAGCCGTCGAGGCGGGTTGTCAGGGAACGATGCGTTTCGAGGTCACCCTGGCGGGCGTCCGCGCCCACACAGCTCGCCCGTGGATGGGTCGCAACGCCGTCCACCGTCTGGGTGCGTTGTTGACCGCACTCGGCTCCTATGAGCACCGGGAGCCGGTAATCGACGGTTGTCGCTACCGCGAAGCCCTCCAGGCCGTCCACGTGGAAGGTGGCGTGGCCGGAAACGTTGTACCTGACCGGTCCATGGTCCGGATCAACCACCGTTATGCACCGGACCGGACGGGTGACGAGGCCGAGGCCCATGTTCGCTCTGTCCTGGCCCCGTACCTGGACGACGGTGACCAGGTGGCGCTAGTCGACCACTCGCCAGCCGCCCTCCCGGGAATGTCTCACCCGCTATTGCAGCGTCTGGCCACCGAAGGTGGTCTGGAGGTCAGGGCCAAGTTGGGGTGGACCGACGTGGCGTTCTTCTCCGAGCACGGCGTGCCCGCGGTGAACCTGGGGCCGGGTGAGCCGACGTTGGCCCACACGGCGGACGAGCGGGTGGAGCGATCGGCGTTGGAGTCCTGCTACCAGGTGCTCCGAGACCTGCTCCTGAACGGAGCCTGA